Part of the Syntrophorhabdaceae bacterium genome, GGAGTTTTTCATGGGCATTATCACCCAGGAACGTATCGACGATATTGTTCTGCATCTCCAGGAGACATTCCTCGGGGATTACCTGACGCCCGGCACGGTCTGGGAAGACTTCAGCGCCCTTGCAGACAGGTGTTTTCATGATATGGCAATCTCTATGCGAAGTGACTCTCCTTCAACGATACCCGCCGATATCTTCCTCCTGCAGAGTGATTATCTGAACCTGAAGAATGCATTCAGCGGCACGACGACATTTCCCTTCCCCATGGGAATCCTGAGCCATGAAAAGCTTTCAGCAATAGCTCACGGGGATTTTGCCGATCTCCCGGGGCCCGTTACCGAAGCCGGGGGATTTGGGGAGGGTGAAGCGTATGAGGTTTTTCCCGGCGTTATAGATACCTTTCTCGATGGCGCGTACCTGAGACATCTCCTCTCCTTGGCTCAGGGATTGGAATCGGAGATGATCAGGACATACGTGAATGACAAAATCCTCGCGTCCATCGTTATTATCCTGTGGAGAGCGGTGAAACAGGGTATTCAAACGAAGCGTTATCAGCAGTACCTTCTCCCTCTCGGTGATTTTACATCCGTCATAACGGAACTGACCGGCATACAGAATCCTGAGGCATGGCAAGCAGTAATAGGGGGGGAGATCGGTGAGCTTTTTGCCGAGTCTATGGAACTGGAGATGGACGATCAGATCTCAGGTTTTGAACTGAGGGCGACAAACCATCTCGTCAGGATCGCCCGCGACGGAAAATTTCAAACCGCGGGTCCGGAAAGGGTCTTTTCCTTCCTCTCCGGTTTTCTCGTGGAAATGCAGAATCTGAAACTGGTCGTTACCGGCAGACTTAATCGCATCGATCAAAGCCTGCTGAAACAAAGATTGAAGGACTGTTATGTCTAAGGCCGTTGCCATAGGAGAGAAGCATCTGATACTCGGATTCAAGGGTGTTGGGTTTGAGGTTATCCCGCTGGAGGATAATGCGAAACTGCTGCAGGAACTGATTGCCCTCTCACGTGACCCCGAGGTCGGTTTCGTTCTTGTTACAGAGAGTATGGCAAGCGAAAACCCTGAGGCGATCAGGGAATTCCGCCAGAGGTGCTCAACCATCCTGTCGATTATCCCGACGCATGAGGGGAGCAGGCATGTGAGCTTTCAGGAGATCAGAAAAGCTGTTGAGTGTTCCTTGTGTATTGATATTCTGGGCAAAGACACAAATTAGATGATCCAGGGGTAGGGGATATGAACGGGAATAGCGGCGAAGTTGTAAAGGTATCGGGACCACTGGTAATAGCCCGCGGGCTTACCGGTGCGCGTATGTACGAGATGGTTCGTGTGGGCGAAGCGAATCTCTTTGGTGAAATTATCGAGATCAAGGGTAATGACTACTCGATACAGGTCTACGAAGAGACGGAGGGGATCGGACCCGGCCAGCCGGTGGCGAGGACAGGGGAGCCGCTTAGCGTAGAACTGGGTCCGGGCCTTATCCGGTCAATCTACGATGGGGTCCAGAGACCGCTCGATACGCTGGCGCAGGATTTTGGCGAGTATATCGTGCGCGGCGCAGAGAGACCGGCGCTCGACAGATCGAGCAAGTGGAACTTCAAGCCTGTCGCAAAGGTTGGCGACCCTGTTGAACCCGGTGATATCCTGGGCACGGTGCAGGAAAGCAACCTTGTAGTCCATAAGATCATGGTGCCTCCCGGAAGATCGGGTGTCGTCAGGAAGATAGGGCCGGTAACCGGTAATGTGGACAGTGAGGTGGCGGTAATCGAAGGGTCTGAAGGCCAGTTCAGCATCACCATGGTCCAGAGATGGCCTGTCCGCGATCCACGCCCTGTGGCGAGAAAGCTTATGCCTGTCGATCCCATGACAACGGGTCAGCGTGTGATCGATATGTTCTTCCCTATTACGAAAGGGGGTACTGCCTGTGTGCCCGGGCCTTTCGGCAGCGGTAAGACGGTCGTGCAGCACCAGCTCGCAAAGTGGGCCGACGCGGAGATCGTGGTATATGTCGGATGCGGGGAACGCGGGAACGAGATGACCGATGTGCTGATGGAATTCCCTCATCTCAAGGACCCGGCCTCCGGTGAGCCGCTCATGGAACGGACCGTGCTCGTT contains:
- a CDS encoding V-type ATPase subunit, producing MFPKIPNIPQWGFVSGRISALEDHFLPREFFMGIITQERIDDIVLHLQETFLGDYLTPGTVWEDFSALADRCFHDMAISMRSDSPSTIPADIFLLQSDYLNLKNAFSGTTTFPFPMGILSHEKLSAIAHGDFADLPGPVTEAGGFGEGEAYEVFPGVIDTFLDGAYLRHLLSLAQGLESEMIRTYVNDKILASIVIILWRAVKQGIQTKRYQQYLLPLGDFTSVITELTGIQNPEAWQAVIGGEIGELFAESMELEMDDQISGFELRATNHLVRIARDGKFQTAGPERVFSFLSGFLVEMQNLKLVVTGRLNRIDQSLLKQRLKDCYV
- a CDS encoding V-type ATP synthase subunit A, producing the protein MNGNSGEVVKVSGPLVIARGLTGARMYEMVRVGEANLFGEIIEIKGNDYSIQVYEETEGIGPGQPVARTGEPLSVELGPGLIRSIYDGVQRPLDTLAQDFGEYIVRGAERPALDRSSKWNFKPVAKVGDPVEPGDILGTVQESNLVVHKIMVPPGRSGVVRKIGPVTGNVDSEVAVIEGSEGQFSITMVQRWPVRDPRPVARKLMPVDPMTTGQRVIDMFFPITKGGTACVPGPFGSGKTVVQHQLAKWADAEIVVYVGCGERGNEMTDVLMEFPHLKDPASGEPLMERTVLVANTSNMPVAAREASVFTGITIAEYFRDMGYSVALM
- a CDS encoding V-type ATP synthase subunit F codes for the protein MSKAVAIGEKHLILGFKGVGFEVIPLEDNAKLLQELIALSRDPEVGFVLVTESMASENPEAIREFRQRCSTILSIIPTHEGSRHVSFQEIRKAVECSLCIDILGKDTN